A region of the Hylaeus volcanicus isolate JK05 chromosome 5, UHH_iyHylVolc1.0_haploid, whole genome shotgun sequence genome:
GCGACAAATTTACCGCGTTCCCGGCGAaaatctcgttaaaaaatcatcCGGTTTGCGCTGGCCCCGGAGACCATGACGCACAAGTCCACGTGCGACGATTTCGCGATAAAATGATCGAAATAATGGCCGTAGAGAAATAAAAACGCTTCATTTCGTCGCATCGAGCGAATCGAGCTCCTGCATCGGCGCTGTTGACTCCTATCGCGCAAACAAACCGCTGTCAACACCTGGATATTTAATGAACCCTCTATTCCATAATCCGTCCAATAAAATACTTGTCAGTTTCGAGATTTACAAAGGCTTGGCTTTGGCTTATATTTAAAGTGCGGAACTATAATTTGCAAAGAGAAAGAATCGATACGTAGCACGAATCAACGCGATACCAAggaaacagaaacgaattACGACCGATTGATGTCTAGGACGTTAGAAATCGACGAATTGTAAAGgtcaatttgtataaaatcgAGTTGTAGACGTCAAGTGACTGTACGCGCCGCTTCGAGTTAACTTTCGCTTATCTTTTCAATTATCGAGAATTTCCACAGGGGAGTAAAGGTTGGACTTGCAAAGGTCTGACTGCATTAGTCACACGTAGTGGGGAAAACAAAAGTGGCTGGATAAGAGAATTTTCTGATAACAAGCTCTACTGTTCtgcatttacaaaatttaccaCGTTCAGGAGTAAATCTTGAATGAACCTCGAATCGACTCATCAAAAAGATAAAGATGAACGTTCACCCTAGCGTTGCCGAAGAACAATGCAAACCAACGAGTGCCTATGGATTGTTATCCGGAACTCGTACCGGAGTTTAGAGACATTTTAAGTCGATCGTACGTAGCTGGCTCGTCAAAGAACGAGTAGTATGTAAAGATCAACGAGAAAGCGAGGGTTAATAAAAGCGAGTCGTTGGGACTTAACGTAAGCGTAAGCGTCGTTGGTCGATCGGTGCAGAAGAACTCGAAGAAAACAGCGGTTCTTTACGATGGAACCATCGACACGGTCGTCCAATAACGCGGCCTAATGTCGTTACCAGGCTTTTCACGACAATAAAATCGCCTGGTGGCGTTGTTTTGTCTACGTGagctcgcgcgcgcgcgcacacgtaCGTCCAGATTGGAGCACATGGAGCCGTTTTTACGAGTCGATCGCTTCGCGTTCCCTCTTCTAAGAAACGAGCTGGTTCCCTTCGCGCCGCCTCGAACCGCggctaaaaaaaaagtggaacgCATTTCGCCGTGAATAACGACGTAGCGGACTTTCACTCGCCGTGATAATGCTCTCGGGTCTCTGGCTCCAGATGAGGTATCGATACACCTCTACTTTATTCGTCGACGATTCCGACGTGTAGGTCGTTCCATTTCCAGCATCTGTTTGgaagatttttaattctggACTCCGCATTACCAGGCTCAATTTGGGGAAATAGATAAAGCTTTTGTATGAAAAGGAAATCCTTTTCTTAGTTATAAATTGTTCCTAAACAGGCtaataaatgaagaataataataataataaaagataataaaagaaaaatttgttcagcTCCAACTGCGTgggttgaaaatgttttatccGACTTGCTCGCGTAGACTACGTAACGCGTCAAGAACCGATTCGACTTATCGATTAGGTTCGTTTTATACCCCGTAAAGGAAAAATACGCCAACGGTCGCAGAGATCCGAGACTAGCATCATCTGGAACGTCTCCGCGACGCCAGTCCGAGTTCCTTTCCATTTCGTCGCGTTTTCACCGAATTCGCAAATCATGCGACGTTTGCGACTCGCTTTCcgtcgaatatttatttatacggcGATCTAGACGGTGGCCATCTAATTTGTCGGCGAGACAGTCGAAGCTGGGTCATATTTTGATCGCGGACGTTTAATTTCGTAGAAATTCCTTTGCCGGCAAACCGGTTGCACGCTAAAACGTCAGCCAGAAAAAGGGGTCTGGGGCGAGGCGTGCGTGGGGATTCCCCGGCGAACCTATACGTCTCTTTTTGATTGTCCCTTGATACAAAAACACGCGATTACGTACAACAGGTACTGTTGCGTGACGCACGACGCGATCGCAAGCAATAGTTgaagattttttgaaaatctgaCTTGGCTTGGTTTATTAAAGTGTGTAACTGATTTAAACTTCAGTTTTACACTTAACGTTACTCTGTCTTACATAGCTCTTACATTGGTCTcaatactgtttgcagtatctccTAACTCTCGTATCTGTTGGAACCTAATGGCCTTCCTATAGCTCGAGTACCTCGGGATCCCTTAACCCGTACTGTAGTTGCGTACATGCATACTACACCCCCACAATTGGAATATACGtatatgattatttatacaggGGGTTAGGCTCCATTACGaggtttcattttataaattattaaaaaaacgtcATTTAAGAAATGTTAATTTCTCGGTTGTCAGGTAGGAGTGCTACATGTTTGACGATTGagatttagaattaaaacCTCTTGGGCAAATACGTAAGAAAACAACGTCGAAGGAAGCGTTATCGGCCATCCAACGCGAATCCTGTTTTTCGACCGCGAGGTGTCCACCTACGTGGAAAATATCGTTGTTCTCCCGTCGTTTCGCAATTAAATTTACGAGAcgtattcttatttttacacCGTCGACCCGCGAATTCTTCGCGAAACGGACACGAGACGTAGCCGTCGACGACAActtttagttttatattatttttaacacgcATGGATCTGCGGCAAATATAGCGAAAACATAGGAAGATTATTCAAACGTATCATTCAAAtcgttcgatcgttcgattgTTTTCACCTTGCGATAGTGGAATAAGGAATTGTACCGATAGATCCGCATAATTGCGAGTTTTACCCATCGACGAGCATTTTGTTTCGATGTCGGCCACCCCAATTGGACGAATCGTGCGTGCACGCGATCGTTAGCTCGATTCGCGGATTCGTTTCACCGACGACAATATCAAGAAAACCAAGTGAAAATCTCggataaatttgttttatccGTCGGACGGGGGCAATTATTTTTGCGCGGCTTGATGTATCGCGGAGAAGGCGTACGCCAAAGAGAAAGCACGGATAGATACTCTCGGAATACTGAACCTCGGATACCGGATATTGTAAACCGACCTTCACCACGAAATCTGTATATCAACCTTCGCCGCGGCCGGCAAGCCTTCGTTTAAAATTGCACGGCTGCGCGCTCGCTGCCAATGTCATTTAAATACTAAGACTATCGAGTGGCTACTAGTCGGCGCGAACCCGATCGCTTATCGATAAATTGGGAAAAATGGAACCCGTTTCCGTTAGACGACCCCTGCACGCACCAATGACGCCTGACCAACGTTGCCCGACGAGATTCTCGGCTGTCGTCAACGAGATCGAGAACACATTCGCGAATTAATACGTCGcaaagaaattgatcgatgtactcCGACACGAGGTTGATTCGAAGAGTCCGAACGTTACTTTTCCTGGTCGTTTTCTCGGTCTCTTTATTTCAGAGGGCTTCGCCGAGTTAAAAAATAACCGCGAGTGGTTGCGTCGCGTCTCGATTCCCGAAAGTGTCGGGTCCGTATCGATTTAATTCGAGAAGTCGTTTGAATGTCGTCAAggtgaaaaagagaaatagaaagagagaggaagaaTCATTCCACCCGCGAGTTCCAGTTTCCGGCTCGCGTCTCCTTAATGCAAATCGTACGACTTGTTTATTGATTATACGGGGGACACATGTACAGACATACGTCTACGATCGCGCCGGACTCATTAGCGTAATTAATGATACGACAGCCGTTTCAGCAACGGCTGACGGAATAAATAAGCGATAATATTATGTAGATACGACCGATCAATCTGACGTCGCGCGATAAGGAAGTGAAAAGAATCTGTGGGGGGCGGTGGAAGGGAGGGATGAATTGGTGTCGAATGTCGCGTATGTCGCGGTGTAAAATGGATTTTACAGCGgtttcaaaacttttttaaaggCATCCCTCTAACGAGAAAAGTAGAACATTGTTGTAATGTCTGTCATAATTCAGTCGAAATTAAGTAACACCTTCCTAGAAGTCTTTCTATAACAAATATACGGTCCGTTAAGACTAAAAGGTATTAGTCAGGTTTAAAGTTGGGAGATTTCCGTGGTACATAAATCGGATAGCACGGTCCGCGATCGCGAGCGTGCATCAGTTGCCAGACAGGCGTATCAAAAGACACATATAACAATCGAGCGTGGTAAACAGCGAAGTCATTCCTTCCATTTGGCCACGGGGAAAAAAGCAACGTTTCAAGAGGAAGGTGCTCGTGCGATTCAGATTAATCGCGTAGCCCGCGAAACTGCAGACGAGCCGGCATTAATGATCGTCGCGTGTTCCGTCTCGCTCGTGAATCGACGAAATGCTTAAACGCGCGACGAACATTCGTCCGCGTCGGAAGATATCTTCAACTCGAATTTGTTTCGTAAACGCCAAGTGAATTCTAACACGATCGACATGAATTGTTGTCGTCGGGTCGCGCCTCGCgcgaattttcttcgattgcCATCGGTCCTGGTCATCTtgtaataagtaaatatttttcttcggagTCATCCTTTCTCCGAGTCACCCAAACGCGATCGCGCGACTTGCCTGAGAACTTTTACCGCCCCCTGGGTTCGATAACACTCGTCACCGTGGCTGCCGAAACGTATCGTTCGCGAACGAAGCATGAAAAGCTGCTCGCCGCGGAGATACCTATCTTTCCTTGAACGGAACGGGGAGGGTATAGCGAAAAAGTTAGACGCAAATGGCGGCGCATCGGGGGCAAGAAAGCGTGCGtgatattaataaacagaGGAACAAAGATAATCCGTCGATGCGTCATCCCCCCCGACACAAAAACAAAACCATGCCTGAAAGAGGAAAATCGAGTTACGCGAACGCGAGTAACGTTAACCGGCCGACGGGATAAACGAAAGAATGGAATAAAGAGCGAGGTAATTAATCCGATAAAACGGAATATTTTGTGTGTAGCGTTGCATAATACGAATTCCATAATCATGAGATGCGCTCACGCGGACCGTTGTTTTCCTCGTAACGCGACTGTACGTGATTAGCCGTGATTACGACGAACGCGTGTCGCCAGCGATTCAATAACGAAGCTCCATTCTACGCTCGCTGGCTCGCAGTCGGTTCGATTTCGGTCTTCCGTGATGCCGTTTAATCACCTGGTTTTTCTCCCCGTCTCTTGGAAAAGTTGAGAGGGGCAAGCTATAGTTCTCGAATCGCTTAGATGTATTATCGCGAATGGTTGATAGCCGCCTGGATCTCCTAGTCGAAGTCAGCGGTAAAACTAGTCGAGCAGATTCTGCGTTGGAATTAATCGCGTACCGATAAACTACCGGGGTAATCGTTCTAGCCTAGGGCAGGCGTGCCAGGCAAGCTTTACCAACGATTACCAGATCCAGGACCGAAAGGAATCGTTCCCGATATCCAGAGGGTCTGTAAGAACTGCTCGACTCGGTTCTCGTTCTCCTGTTCTACCGTTTTTGAAAAGATCGCCACCCACGATCGCGAGAAACGCGACGCTCGGAGGGGAAGCGAGGGAGACGGCGAGGCAAACTTTTCGCGCGAACAGAAGGGCAGGGAGATTCGACATCGCAGATACACGGGGAACACTTCATAAATCATTCGCGCGGACGTGTATCCCGCGTGCATCCGACCTGCATAACAGCCGTTGAACTTGCGAAGCTCGAACCGGACGTATCTGACCATGCGTGACCAGGAACGTGGTCGATTCAACGTGGTAGAAAGTGTACACGCGGCGAACCGATCCGATACAATGTTTTACTTGCTCGAAAGTCTCTCGTCGGAGAGGGAACGCGATTAGCTGTCGCCGATCGAAGCGATTCAAGGGCTTGTCTCGTTCCTTGcagcgacgacgacgacgatgatcgCCGTGATGGAGAACCTTCGTTACCGGCGTCGTTTCCCGTATTATAAATCGATCGTGGCAGGCTCGATTTTTACGAGCGTATTAAATCGTACGCCATACAATCGTTACTTGTAATGTTCGCGCGTGTCGATAATATAGTCAGGTTTCCGTTTCCAATCCGATGTACCGGGTTATTAGCGAccggaaaattaataaaatcacgCGTACGATCGGTGTATGCCCCCGAGCAATCCCAGTTAAATCTAGCTCCGGGAATACAGTCCCCGTTTTTGATATATAACCGAGgaaaaaaacttgaaaatttaatcctAGAAGGACTTTTGTCGAGTTCGATTTCTGTGGGTGACGATTTACGAATTTGCGAAGAGGAATGGAAATCTCGGGAGTAAACTAGATCGACCAAGATCCGACGAAAAAGTCCTCCCAGGGTTAACGACGATTACGTCCGCGCGAATCGACCAATCCCGACCGACCTCCCGTTACCAAACAAAGCAGGCGGACGCTTGTTACTTTTCACGGGCACGCATCGATAAAGGTTCGTTCGACTTGTCTGATTCCAGATACTGGCGCGCCCTACGTATTATACAAGGACAACATGGAGAGACCCCAGGGGCAATGGGGCCCGGGGCCGGGATCTCTCCAGGACGGGGGACTGTACccacagcaacagcaacaacagcaacagcaaggCTCCACCTCGTCCGGCAGTCCACAGCAGGCCTGTGGTCCCCCTGTCGAGGGAGAAAGCGGTCCCCCGCCTTCGTTGGCCTCTCCCGTGCCCTCACCGTACCCCTCGGCACCGCCCGAGCCTCAAGCCTTAACCCCACCCGACGACGATATACAATCGAATCAAGCCACCTctcagcagcagcagcagcagcagcaacagcaacagcaacaacagcaacaacagcagcagcagcagcagacGCAACAACAAGTccaacagcagcaacaacaacaggttcaacagcagcagcaacagcaacagacGCAGCAGCAGGATCACTCGCCTCAACAACAATTAACGCCGCACGAGGTAGACCGAAGCGATTGTTTTCCCGGCGCCGGAGAGCTGCAGCAGTATCCGCAACACTACTTCAAAGAGGCCAGGCCGCATCCGTCGCCGTCCGTGCCACCTCACATGCTCACACCCGGTGGTTTCTCCGCGTTACACTATCTAAAGCAACCGGGGGTTATGTTGACGTCCCTCGGGCAAGGCGACGGCGGGCCCAGTTTGGACGCTCATCAATACGCCAGCCCCGGGGCACCGAACATGGGGACAGGGTTGCCCGACATCGTCCAGCAGAGCGGCAAGTCGGGCAAGGGCGCGAACAGCGATCTACGATTGTTCAAGTGTCTGACCTGCGGGAAAGATTTTAAGCAAAAGTCGACACTGCTCCAACACGAACGGATCCATACGGACAGTCGGCCATACGGGTGCCCAGAGTGCGGGAAGCGGTTCAGGCAACAATCGCACCTAACGCAGCACCTGCGCATACACGCGAACGAGAAGCCGTACGCTTGCGTGTACTGCGAGCGTACGTTCCGGCAGCGTGCGATCCTCAACCAGCATCTGCGCATCCACTCGGGTGAGAAGCCATACCAATGTCCGGAGTGCGGAAAACACTTCCGTCAGAAGGCGATCCTGAATCAGCACGTCCGCACACACCAAGGCGAGCATTTCTCTCTGCCTCCCAGACTCCCAGAGGGCGTCCACCACAACCACACTGACCCATTCACCGGTTTCTTACCGTTACTATCACCACCGTCACCGCCGCCACCATCGTCATCGTTTCTTCACTTGGCAtcattctatatatatatagatatatatatgcatacatCTATTTCATACTTTCGCCATATCGTCACCTTTGCCGTCACGCCTTTCTCGATCGCCATTATTTCGTTCGTCGAGACAGACTTCGTACTAACAATCATCCATTcgtttcatatatatatatatatatattttttttttctggttcTTTATAATCCATCTTGTTTTTCCGCTTTTTCCCCTCGTCGGTTCCCGGCGGATTCGTTCAACGTTGATCGAAGCATCGGCCTCGTTGCCGCCAAGGCCAACCAAAGAGTGAGAACGGTTGAGCTGGACGCGAGCGTGCTGGTGAGCTGTGAGATAGAGCCTCCCTCCCGCGTCCCGTATCCATTCCTCCTCAGCTTTCGATCCTAATCTAGTTCTTCCGGTCTCTGCAAGTCCATTTCTTAGCTGCATCGTTCTAACTCATCACGACACGTTAACGTATCGTCTGTTCCGCATCTATTTTAACGCCACCTAACTTTTCGCAAACGCGTCCTTTCGCGAAGGTGAAGGAGGCGGAACTTCGTGTCCAATTAGCAACTCGCCGGTGACCGCGTTTTAATAAATCGTGTGTCGAGTAAAGATCGGTAGGTTCTGGGTTTCTCGAGGGTGTACTCGTCCGCGAGGTTTCGAACAGTATCGCGCGATTCTCCCACTTTTCGGCACGTAGTTAGCTTCTTTTCTGGTCCGCGTTTGCTCGAGCGACTAACAAAATATTCCTCCAACGAGCGCACATCCGGCCAGCCGATGATGAACTTGGTTTCCGTGTTTGTTGCAGACGTGAGCCCGCATCTGATCTTCAAGAACGGAATGACGCCGACGCTCTGGCCGCAGGACGTTCCGTTCCCCCCGGAGGAGGGCAAGGAGGAAGTGGCGTCGACGTTCGGCGACACGGACACACAGTCGGGAGCGTTCAGTCCGGCGCCGGACGCGAATTCCATCCAATATCCCGCCTACTTCAAAGATCCGAAGGGCGGGAATCACGCGGTGTTCGGTGCCGGTGGCACGGGCAGCTTCGGTGCTCTCCAATACATCAAGCAACAGGGCGGTACCAAGGGCTGTTTGCCGGACGTGATACAACACGGTCGCTCGGCGGGGATGCCGCTTTACGTGCGCTGTCCGATTTGTCAGAAGGAGTTCAAGCAAAAATCCACCTTGCTGCAGCACGGTTGCATACACATCGAATCGCGGCCGTACCCTTGCCCGGAGTGCGGTAAAAGGTTCAGGCAGCAGTCCCATCTGACCCAGCATCTTCGCATTCACACGAACGAAAAACCGTACGGTTGCGTTTACTGCGGACGTAACTTTCGTCAGCGCACAATCCTGAACCAACATCTGCGCATTCACACCGGTGAGAAGCCGTACAAGTGTCAACAGTGCGGCAAAGATTTCCGTCAGAAGGCGATTTTGGACCAACACACGCGCACCCACCAGGGCGATCGACCGTTCTGCTGTCCGATGCCGAACTGCAGGCGGCGTTTCGCCACCGAGCCAGAGGTGAAGAAACACATCGACAACCATATGAATCCGCACGCGGCCAAGGTGCGCCGGAACTCGAGCAGCGACACCAAACCGCCCGGCACACCGGCAGGTTTGGGACCGGTGCCCGTCCCACGGGGACTCACGCCCACGGTGGTAAAGCCGGAGCTCTATTTCCCGCAATGTTACGCGCCCGCGTTCAATCATCAGCCGCCCGTGTCGACGTCGCAGTTCCCGGGCCAGGCGAACGGCGTATCCGTTGCTGGCGAGTTCAAACCACCGACCGGTCTGCCGCCACAGTGACTAACCGTCCATCCTGCCGCCTACTAGCAAGCAGGAATACCGCTGAGGTTTCAGCGATGCTTCGGTCACGCATTGCAGACCGACGCCACCGCAGCGTCGAGCATCGCGTCGCACCGATGTAGCCAGCAGCCGATCCAACAACACTACCCGTGACATTTATCGTACATTTACTAGggtctttcttttcgtttcgcggTTCGCTTACTTTCCTCGTTCCATCGCTTCGCGGAGCCTCGGAACGCGCGTCGCCAGCTACCAAGGAGCTCGACGATCGCCGCAATGCCCCCGCGGCGTGCCTCGTGGCTTTTCTATTCGTCGAACCGGACTCGACGGTGTGCAATAATAAATCGTGGAAGAGCAACGTCGCGAACGCGAAATCACCGCTCGACGGCTCGCGGTTTCGCCCTCGCGGTCCGCGCCTCTCCAGTCGCGTCGACTTCCATCCTTAACCCGACGACGAACAGTCGAACCAGCGAAATTATTCGCGACTAGACTCGGAGCTAAATCGATCAGCCGCTCGATCGTCATCTTTGGGACCGAATGTAAGCGCCGGTCTTTCGGCGaatctttcaatttcaacaaaatctcGGACGATTTTCTTACGGTAGAATTTCATCGTTGAGTACAGTTTCAAGTAAATACGGAAGATAAGTAGCCCGTGCCCGCTGACAAAGGTGAGTGCAGATGAATCGATTTCCAATTGATTCCGCGTCGACGCGACTCGCGACCGCGAGGGACCGAGGAAGGTCGAGGGCGGACCACGGCGAAAGCTATCGTCGGGCTCGTCCGCCCGAGGTACCGAGAAAAGTATATCAACCAACGAAGAATCTCGTCTATTCTCCCATAcgtatgttttatattaacgAATTAACGACGTACCTACTCGCGGGTTTTTTTCGTGGATAAGCGAATAGCTCGAGAGAGTTCGGTGGTTCCGGGCAGGCAGGCCGTCCGAGGTGTCGTTCGTCGCACCGTTCACACGCTCATTCGGAACGTGTTCCATCTGCGAACACGGGTCGAAGATGTTCGATTTCGACCAGACTAATGCAAACaagcaaacaaacaaacaaacaaacaaaacaaaaacaaacgatTGTGATACGATATTTAACTTGCCTATGTTTAAAAGggacaaaaaaaagaatgggGAAAAGATGTGATGGAAGGAAGGATACGTTGCCTCGAGACGGGAGGTGAACACACGACCACGAGAAGAATGCCTGTAAATATGTAAAGCCGTTCGCTCCAACGGACgaacgaaacaaacaaacaaacaaacaaaaaaaactgaaatggCGCGAAAAAGAGCAGGAGAGGAATATATGCGTGCGTGGTGCGTGAATGCGTCCGTGTGATAGAGAGAGAAGAGCGTATGCGCGTTTCGGAGTCGCGAGGgtggaagagagagagagggagtaTACGCGAGTGGGTAAGGATCGCCGAAGGATACAAGAcggaaggaagaaaaaaaatagaaaagaaaatgttgcaGAAGAAGCAAGAAGGAAGAGGAGGATGCGGAGGACAACGAGAAGAGACGGTAGGAGGGGTGAGCGCGAGGAGGTAAAGggggaagaagaagagagatTAGGTAGGATTTACGAGGACGACGCGGTATCCCTCGAGTGTGCTGAGCCATAGCTTTCGATACGACGAGTTGACGATGACGATAGTTGCGCGAGAGGAGGTATGACTCTTGTATACTATagtaatatttgaatgtatatttatacgacaggttatattattctattaactATAATGATGATATTTTGAATCGGTTTTAAAATCAGATTGGTGCTGATATAACACTAGGTAAGCGATACGAAAGAGGAGGGAACGTGGAAGAAGGCTGAGACACCGTAGAGTAGCGTATAAAGTAGGGTAGTCGATAGAGTAGCTCAAAagatgacaaaaaaaaaaacagatgaAGACGAGTAAAGTCGGGAAgaggggggaaaaaaagaCTTCCGAAGGACCCTCGCGAAGTCCGCTCATTcggaatttaataataataaataaataaataattgaacgcTATCGTAACACCGCCCTGgtggggaaaaaaaaagaagagaatgaAAGATTATTTCGTGGCAATACGTAAAACGAAACGAGGGAAAAATGGTGGGAAGGATACGAGGAAATTTCAACGTACTAGAGAATagtcttttaaatttctatattaagACGTGTGATCTCtctaattattgtatattatatatatatatatattataatgatcTATACCTATAGATGACGAGATAcataagtatatatatatatatgtataattacgATTATACGTATATTAGGCGTTCTACGGTTAGTCTTTTATCATAATTAGACACAGAGATGATCTGAAGATGAATAATTGTGCGGCCATATTCTCTGTGGCCTGTTCGTAGTGCCTCGGAATTGCTGCTCGCGGCAGTGATTTGACCGTATTTTAGGAtggtatattaataattatatcgagAACTGCAATTATCGATACTCTGATACAGTactaaaagaagaaaaaaaaaatgaagagcGCGATGGAGGTACGAGAAGAAGTGGGGGAGGGGTGGGCAGGGGGGGATGGTTGGAAGAATGGCGAAGTCGACGAACGAAGGATCGCGTCGATCGactcattatttaattattagagaTCTACTTATACCgcgttaacaaaaaaatcacAAGGAATCgggggaaaaaaatgaaaacgatacGACGCGCAACACCACCGGAAAAGTACGAGAGAGAAAACGGCAACGATGCGAATCGCTCGTCGATCGGTACTCGTCGTCGAGcgttattttccattatttcgTTTGTTATGCTTTACCTTCGTCATTTCTCGTTCGTTGCGAGCGCGCGAGAAGAGATGGACAGAATTTTTTAGCATCAAACTTTCTGGgaaagttacatttttatcaaaagttccagcggcgcgAACGGTCGGGGCACGGTAGATCTTTGTCCCGCTCCAAGAAGATGGCCTTTGGCGACGTCCGTAAATTGCGTCGGTCTTTCAAAATTGCAGACCGAAGGGCCATTTTATTCCGCGATATAGTCTCGGACTATAGGTCTCTTTAGGATTGATGAGGTAAAACGATCCTCCTGTCCGCAATTTTAAAAGAGTGACGCATTTTCGAGCGTCGCCCGAGGCGATCTTTTCGGAGGagcaaacttttattattcctttGCTAGGTTTCAGAGTTCCGATTCCGATTTTCATCTGACGAAAGGAACGATCGTGTCGCTTGTTCGTTGCTCGAAATCGTAGgtaagaattttgtccatctccgATCGAAACGGGGTTTAGAAGGTGCATCGAACGAGTCGGGttcggaaaaaagaaaacggaaaTCAGCCAGTGAGAACCTGTTTCAGTTTAACCATCTCGTTTACGAGTATTATTATCGCGTTGGTTTTGATTTGTCACGATCTACTTAGACTCGCTCGTTCCTCTCTCCTGGTACATTTTTAACAAGGGACAATTTCACGGCACTCCTCGTTACCGCGTCTCGCGATCTGGGTTATCGAGTTTCCGTGGTCACTCGGGGAATGTAAGCATAGATCGCCGATATATCCGTATGCCTTTTCCAGggattgtttaatttttacgtCGACAGCGTAACAGTGTCACGCTGTCCCGCGCTCGCGATTAATCACCGCTATTAAAacgcgaaataaattcttgcCCGTCGAAAAATACGCACCGAGCGCG
Encoded here:
- the LOC128876361 gene encoding myeloid zinc finger 1-like isoform X1, producing MALSAQNQSTSYVNLYYSIVQRAATRYFKEYYNSDTGAPYVLYKDNMERPQGQWGPGPGSLQDGGLYPQQQQQQQQQGSTSSGSPQQACGPPVEGESGPPPSLASPVPSPYPSAPPEPQALTPPDDDIQSNQATSQQQQQQQQQQQQQQQQQQQQQQTQQQVQQQQQQQVQQQQQQQQTQQQDHSPQQQLTPHEVDRSDCFPGAGELQQYPQHYFKEARPHPSPSVPPHMLTPGGFSALHYLKQPGVMLTSLGQGDGGPSLDAHQYASPGAPNMGTGLPDIVQQSGKSGKGANSDLRLFKCLTCGKDFKQKSTLLQHERIHTDSRPYGCPECGKRFRQQSHLTQHLRIHANEKPYACVYCERTFRQRAILNQHLRIHSGEKPYQCPECGKHFRQKAILNQHVRTHQDVSPHLIFKNGMTPTLWPQDVPFPPEEGKEEVASTFGDTDTQSGAFSPAPDANSIQYPAYFKDPKGGNHAVFGAGGTGSFGALQYIKQQGGTKGCLPDVIQHGRSAGMPLYVRCPICQKEFKQKSTLLQHGCIHIESRPYPCPECGKRFRQQSHLTQHLRIHTNEKPYGCVYCGRNFRQRTILNQHLRIHTGEKPYKCQQCGKDFRQKAILDQHTRTHQGDRPFCCPMPNCRRRFATEPEVKKHIDNHMNPHAAKVRRNSSSDTKPPGTPAGLGPVPVPRGLTPTVVKPELYFPQCYAPAFNHQPPVSTSQFPGQANGVSVAGEFKPPTGLPPQ
- the LOC128876361 gene encoding myeloid zinc finger 1-like isoform X2, which gives rise to MALSAQNQSTSYVNLYYSIVQRAATRYFKEYYNSDTGAPYVLYKDNMERPQGQWGPGPGSLQDGGLYPQQQQQQQQQGSTSSGSPQQACGPPVEGESGPPPSLASPVPSPYPSAPPEPQALTPPDDDIQSNQATSQQQQQQQQQQQQQQQQQQQQQQTQQQVQQQQQQQVQQQQQQQQTQQQDHSPQQQLTPHEVDRSDCFPGAGELQQYPQHYFKEARPHPSPSVPPHMLTPGGFSALHYLKQPGVMLTSLGQGDGGPSLDAHQYASPGAPNMGTGLPDIVQQSGKSGKGANSDLRLFKCLTCGKDFKQKSTLLQHERIHTDSRPYGCPECGKRFRQQSHLTQHLRIHANEKPYACVYCERTFRQRAILNQHLRIHSDVSPHLIFKNGMTPTLWPQDVPFPPEEGKEEVASTFGDTDTQSGAFSPAPDANSIQYPAYFKDPKGGNHAVFGAGGTGSFGALQYIKQQGGTKGCLPDVIQHGRSAGMPLYVRCPICQKEFKQKSTLLQHGCIHIESRPYPCPECGKRFRQQSHLTQHLRIHTNEKPYGCVYCGRNFRQRTILNQHLRIHTGEKPYKCQQCGKDFRQKAILDQHTRTHQGDRPFCCPMPNCRRRFATEPEVKKHIDNHMNPHAAKVRRNSSSDTKPPGTPAGLGPVPVPRGLTPTVVKPELYFPQCYAPAFNHQPPVSTSQFPGQANGVSVAGEFKPPTGLPPQ